In Anabrus simplex isolate iqAnaSimp1 chromosome 14, ASM4041472v1, whole genome shotgun sequence, a genomic segment contains:
- the LOC136885641 gene encoding vacuolar protein sorting-associated protein 4, with the protein MAAPDSTLQKAIDLVTRATEEDKKKNYEEALRLYESAVEFFLHAIKYEAQGERAKDSIRSKCRQYLDRAEKLKEYLSRKKERRPVKTGESDSDSDIEDPEKKKLLAKLEGAIVLEKPDIKWSDVAGLEGAKEALKEAVILPIKFPHLFTGKRVPWKGILLFGPPGTGKSYLAKAVATEANNSTFISVSSSDLVSKWLGESEKLVKNLFELARQHKPSIIFIDEVDSLCSSRSDNESESARRIKTEFLVQMQGVGNGNDGILILGATNIPWVLDAAIRRRFEKRIYIPLPDEHARLIIFTLHLGNTPNTLTDDDLRLLAKRTEGYSGADISVMVRDALMQPVRKVQTATHFKKVSGPSRSDPGRRVDDLLTPCSPGHAGAIEMTWMEVPSDKLYEPPVTMTDMLQSLETSKPTVNDEDLAMIYKFMEDFGQEG; encoded by the coding sequence ATGGCGGCGCCGGACAGCACGCTGCAGAAGGCCATAGATCTGGTGACGAGAGCCACCgaggaagataagaagaagaattacgaGGAAGCTCTTCGTCTCTACGAGAGCGCAGTGGAATTCTTCCTGCACGCCATCAAGTATGAGGCACAGGGGGAGCGGGCCAAGGACAGCATCCGCAGCAAGTGTCGGCAGTATTTAGACAGGGCCGAGAAGTTGAAAGAGTACTTGTCCAGGAAGAAAGAGAGGAGGCCGGTGAAGACCGGTgagagtgacagtgacagtgatatAGAGGACCCCGAGAAGAAGAAACTGCTGGCCAAGTTAGAAGGAGCCATTGTACTGGAGAAACCAGATATCAAGTGGTCTGATGTTGCTGGGCTGGAAGGCGCCAAAGAGGCTCTCAAGGAAGCGGTCATCCTTCCAATAAAGTTCCCTCATCTCTTTACTGGCAAGAGAGTACCGTGGAAAGGGATTCTTCTGTTTGGTCCCCCAGGGACAGGGAAGTCGTACCTGGCCAAAGCAGTGGCGACTGAGGCCAACAACTCGACCTTCATCTCAGTATCGTCTTCAGACCTGGTCTCCAAGTGGCTGGGCGAGTCCGAGAAGCTGGTGAAGAACCTCTTCGAACTGGCGAGGCAGCACAAGCCCAGCATCATCTTCATCGACGAGGTGGATTCGCTTTGCTCCTCCCGCTCGGACAACGAGTCCGAGTCCGCCAGAAGGATCAAGACGGAGTTCCTGGTCCAGATGCAGGGTGTTGGCAATGGCAATGATGGCATCCTGATTCTTGGTGCCACTAACATACCGTGGGTGCTAGACGCTGCCATCCGAAGGCGATTCGAAAAAAGAATTTACATCCCCCTCCCGGACGAACACGCTAGGCTAATAATCTTCACGCTGCACCTTGGGAATACCCCAAATACCCTAACTGACGATGACTTGAGGCTGCTGGCCAAGAGGACGGAAGGATACTCGGGCGCTGACATCAGCGTTATGGTCCGGGACGCTCTGATGCAGCCGGTACGCAAAGTGCAGACCGCGACGCACTTCAAGAAAGTGTCAGGTCCTTCGAGAAGTGATCCTGGGCGGAGAGTGGACGATCTGTTGACGCCCTGCTCCCCTGGACACGCCGGAGCCATCGAGATGACGTGGATGGAGGTCCCCAGTGACAAGCTGTACGAACCGCCTGTCACCATGACGGACATGCTGCAATCACTAGAAACATCCAAACCTACCGTCAACGACGAGGACTTGGCAATGATTTATAAGTTCATGGAAGACTTTGGACAGGAGGGCTGA